One Gossypium raimondii isolate GPD5lz chromosome 3, ASM2569854v1, whole genome shotgun sequence genomic window carries:
- the LOC105794899 gene encoding pentatricopeptide repeat-containing protein At1g03540, giving the protein MKLFFVKRHCCSLASFNPNNSVKHPSDKYFQILHFCRSAQLVPAIHLLNTLHVPTLTSSSNKRFLYASLLQTCTNVQAFPLGVQFHAHVIKSGLDTDRFVGNSLLALYFKLGPDFRETRRVFDGLFVKDVISWTSMVSGYIKAGKPECSLEMFSEMLGLGVEPNAFTLSAIIKVCSVLGKLRLGWCLHGVITKRGFDSNSVILCGLIDFYGRIWQLKEACQLFDELPEPDAICWTSIISSLTRNDLYKEALHFFYLMQRNHGLIPDGFTFGTVLTACGNLGRLRQGKQVHAKVITCGLCGNVVVESSLLDMYGKCGLIDESQRIFDRMSKRNSVSWSALLGVYCQNKDYESVIRIFREMDVSDLYCFGTILRACAGLAAVRLGKEVHCQYVRRGGWRDVIVESALVDLYAKCGCIDFAHRIFVQMSNRNLITWNSMIYGFAQNGRGGESLSIFYEMIKEGIKPDYISFIGVLFACSHSGLVHQGRKYFNLMTREYGIKPGIEHYNCMVNLLGRAGLLEEAENLIESAEFRDDSSLWAVLLGACTTSTSSSNAERIAKKMIELEPNHHMNYVLLANVYRAIGRWNDALKVRQLMEDRGVKKIRGTSWVETTGNMSSYIDVVDTDISCR; this is encoded by the coding sequence ATGAAGCTCTTCTTCGTTAAACGCCATTGCTGCTCTTTGGCTTCTTTTAACCCCAACAACTCCGTCAAACACCCATCAGACAAATATTTCCAAATCCTCCATTTCTGCAGGTCAGCTCAACTTGTCCCTGCCATCCACCTCCTTAACACCCTACATGTTCCTACCCTAACCTCCTCTTCCAATAAACGATTTCTGTACGCTTCCCTCTTGCAAACTTGCACAAATGTTCAAGCTTTTCCTCTTGGGGTTCAATTCCATGCACACGTCATTAAATCTGGCCTCGACACGGATCGTTTTGTAGGTAATAGTTTACTTGCTCTGTATTTTAAGTTGGGTCCTGATTTTAGAGAAACTCGGAGAGTTTTTGATGGGTTGTTTGTGAAAGATGTCATATCGTGGACTTCAATGGTTTCGGGGTATATTAAAGCGGGTAAACCTGAGTGTTCCCTTGAAATGTTTTCGGAAATGCTGGGTTTGGGAGTTGAGCCAAATGCCTTCACCTTATCTGCTATAATCAAGGTGTGTTCCGTTCTTGGGAAGTTGAGGCTGGGATGGTGCTTGCACGGGGTGATTACGAAACGTGGTTTTGATTCGAATAGTGTAATTCTGTGCGggttgattgatttttatgGGAGGATTTGGCAGTTGAAAGAAGCGTGTCAGTTGTTCGATGAATTGCCTGAGCCGGATGCTATTTGTTGGACTTCTATTATTTCTTCTCTCACGAGGAATGATTTGTATAAGGAAGCATtgcatttcttttatttgatgCAAAGGAATCATGGGTTGATCCCTGATGGATTTACATTTGGAACAGTATTGACAGCTTGTGGGAATTTAGGGAGGTTGAGGCAAGGGAAGCAAGTGCATGCTAAGGTCATTACCTGTGGACTTTGTGGAAATGTGGTGGTCGAGAGCAGTCTTCTTGACATGTATGGAAAGTGTGGGTTGATTGATGAGTCTCAGCGTATTTTTGATAGGATGTCGAAAAGGAATTCGGTTTCTTGGTCTGCATTGCTTGGTGTTTACTGTCAGAATAAAGACTACGAATCTGTTATTAGAATATTCAGGGAAATGGATGTATCCGATCTCTATTGTTTCGGAACTATACTCCGTGCATGTGCAGGTTTAGCCGCTGTAAGACTAGGGAAAGAAGTTCACTGCCAGTATGTGAGACGGGGTGGTTGGAGAGATGTTATCGTAGAGTCAGCCTTAGTTGATCTTTATGCAAAATGTGGCTGTATCGATTTTGCACATCGCATCTTCGTGCAGATGTCCAATAGAAATCTGATAACATGGAACTCGATGATTTATGGGTTTGCTCAGAATGGAAGAGGTGGGGAATCTCTAAGTATATTTTATGAGATGATCAAGGAAGGCATTAAGCCTgattatattagttttattggaGTTCTTTTTGCTTGCAGTCATTCTGGCTTGGTGCATCAAGGCcgaaaatattttaacttaatgacCAGGGAATATGGGATTAAACCTGGAATTGAACATTACAACTGTATGGTTAACCTCTTAGGCCGTGCTGGGTTACTGGAAGAAGCTGAAAACTTGATAGAGAGTGCAGAGTTTAGAGATGATTCATCCCTTTGGGCCGTACTTCTTGGGGCTTGCACAACCAGTACAAGTTCCAGTAATGCTGAGCGTATTGCTAAGAAAATGATTGAACTGGAACCTAACCATCATATGAACTATGTTCTCCTAGCTAATGTATACAGAGCAATTGGACGGTGGAATGATGCTCTAAAGGTTAGGCAGCTAATGGAAGACAGAGGAGTGAAGAAGATTAGGGGCACCAGCTGGGTTGAGACTACCGGTAACATGAGTTCTTATATCGATGTGGTTGATACGGATATATCTTGCAGGTAA
- the LOC105794900 gene encoding uncharacterized protein LOC105794900 — translation MVCFCFLVDQTKKVSKSKPAAGFCSRCGGGASVADMKTCTRFCYVPFYWKSWKAIICTFCGAILRSYR, via the coding sequence atGGTATGTTTCTGTTTTCTGGTTGATCAGACAAAGAAAGTGAGCAAAAGTAAGCCGGCGGCAGGGTTTTGCTCGAGGTGTGGCGGAGGGGCAAGTGTAGCTGATATGAAAACGTGTACAAGGTTTTGCTACGTGCCGTTTTACTGGAAATCGTGGAAGGCAATTATATGCACTTTTTGTGGAGCCATTCTTCGATCTTACCGTTGA
- the LOC105794898 gene encoding protein STRUBBELIG-RECEPTOR FAMILY 3 isoform X2 — protein MARRTIVLNGANLGGQLGDNLGMFASIKAIDLSNNQIGGNIPSNLPVTMQNFFLSANQFSGSIPDSLSSLTMLTDMSLNNNNLSGEIPDAFQSLSGLINLDLSNNKLSGSLPPSMENLSSLTTLRLQANQLSGTLDVLQDLPLRDLNIENNLFNGPIPEKMLSIPSFKNDGNPFNSTVAPLPGPTSPLAPPHAPPHSVVPASGQTPTSDQTPGKHADGPSASEGSNSSQKKNFLTTKRVVWISIASVLLFIILALALLLFMPKCSRGREEAGGIFKRHQVGAYRGNRENIVGDAPLTTTASQTEKGPKDAAMRPVGGNETERGRMGDIAKLPNKEERYVERIGTTPKRFDHEIDMSGYDVMLMEPPRPPPPPPPPPPPPPPPPPPALAEKVILKPIVPNEVTAGPSAKTPKPSTFARSFTIAALQQYTNSFSQENLLGGGMLGSVYRAELPDGKLLAVKKLEKRVASQQKDDEFIELVENIDRIQHVNVVRLMGYCAEHGQKLLIYEYCSNGSLQDALHSDDEFKKLLSWNTRIRMALGAARALEYMHEACQPPVIHRNFQSANVLLDDDLDVRVSDCGLAPLIASGSVSQLSGQLQSIYGYGAPEFESGIYTSQSDVYSFGVFMLELLTGRKSHDRTRSRGEQFLVRWAIPQLHDIEALSRMVDPSLNGEYPAKALSRFADIISRCVQSEPEFRPPMSEVVQDLLDIIRRERPSNESIGD, from the exons TGTTGACAGACAT GTCATTGAATAACAATAATTTGAGTGGAGAGATACCAGATGCCTTTCAATCGCTTTCTGGATTGATCAATCT GGATTTGTCCAACAACAAATTGAGTGGATCTCTGCCACCATCAATGGAAAATTTGTCTAGTCTAACTACCCT ACGTTTGCAGGCCAATCAGCTGTCTGGGACGCTAGATGTTCTACAAGATCTTCCCCTAAGAGATTT GAACATAGAAAATAATCTTTTCAATGGACCCATTCCTGAGAAGATGCTGAGCATCCCAAGCTTCAA AAACGATGGAAATCCATTTAATTCCACTGTTGCTCCTTTGCCTGGTCCTACATCACCATTAGCACCACCGCATGCGCCACCACATTCTGTAGTTCCAGCTTCTGGTCAAACACCAACATCTGATCAAACACCAGGGAAACATGCTGATGGGCCTTCTGCATCGGAGGGATCTAATTCTAGTCAGAAAAAGAATTTCTTAACTACTAAAAGGGTGGTGTGGATATCAATTGCAAGTGTTTTGTTGTTTATAATATTAGCTTTAGCACTTCTGCTTTTTATGCCCAAGTGTAGCAGGGGAAGGGAAGAGGCTGGTGGGATTTTCAAACGGCATCAAGTAGGTGCATATAGAGGAAACAGAGAGAACATTGTTGGGGATGCGCCCTTAACCACCACAGCCAGTCAAACAGAGAAAG GCCCAAAAGATGCAGCTATGAGACCAGTTGGGGGTAATGAAACAGAGAGGGGAAGAATGGGGGATATTGCAAAGCTACCGAACAAGGAAGAGAGATATGTTGAAAGGATAGGCACGACGCCAAAGAGATTTGACCATGAGATAGACATGAGTGGCTACGATGTGATGTTGATGGAGCCCCCTCGTCCACCTCCTCCTCCGCCTCCGCCTCCCCCACCTCCGCCCCCTCCACCTCCTCCGGCACTTGCTGAGAAGGTCATTTTGAAACCCATTGTGCCTAATGAAGTAACTGCAGGGCCTTCTGCCAAAACACCAAAGCCATCTACATTTGCGAGGTCGTTCACCATTGCAGCCcttcaacaatatacaaatagCTTTTCTCAAGAAAATCTTTTGGGGGGTGGCATGCTTGGAAGTGTCTATAGGGCAGAACTTCCGGATGGAAAG TTACTTGCAGTCAAGAAACTGGAGAAGAGAGTTGCAAGCCAGCAGAAGGATGATGAATTTATTGAACTGGTGGAAAATATTGATCGTATCCAGCATGTAAATGTTGTCAGGCTAATGGGTTATTGTGCAGAGCATGGTCAAAAGCTTTTGATCTATGAGTATTGCAGCAATGGATCGCTGCAGGATGCGCTGCACTCTGATGATGAGTTTAAAAAGCTGCTTTCATGGAATACCCGTATCCGGATGGCTCTTGGAGCTGCTAGAGCCTTAGA GTACATGCATGAGGCTTGCCAGCCACCTGTAATTCACAGAAATTTCCAGTCTGCCAATGTTCTCCTTGATGATGATCTCGATGTGCGTGTCTCTGATTGTGGTTTGGCTCCATTAATAGCATCAGGTTCTGTAAGTCAG TTGTCAGGACAACTACAATCAATTTATGGTTATGGAGCGCCAGAATTTGAGTCTGGAATTTATACTTCTCAGAGTGATGTTTACAGTTTTGGGGTGTTTATGTTGGAACTCTTAACTGGCAGGAAATCTCATGACAG GACAAGGAGTAGAGGAGAACAATTTCTAGTGAGATGGGCAATCCCACAGCTCCATGATATTGAAGCATTATCTAGGATGGTTGACCCTTCTCTCAATGGAGAATATCCTGCTAAAGCGTTGTCACGGTTTGCTGATATCATTTCTCGGTGTGTCCAG TCTGAACCAGAATTCAGGCCACCAATGTCTGAAGTGGTTCAAGACCTATTGGACATCATACGCAGGGAGCGTCCGAGTAATGAATCAATTGGAGACTGA